Sequence from the Fulvivirga ligni genome:
CAGCAGTCGTTAAGAAGTTCATACATCTTCTGAGACAGCTCCAAAGAGGATGGGTTTAACCCTCTATTTTCCCATTCAGAATTGCTGAATTTATTTTTTTTCAGAAACCTTTGAAGTTCGTTCATCATTTTATCAACTGCTGCATTGCCGATAACGTCCGTAATAAGAGAAACAAAACATTCCCTTATTTTAATTATATAGATCTAATGAATTTAAAAGAAGCGATATGGTCAAAATATCTACAATGCGAGATTGAAGCCACATGCTTTACCTCAAATCATCCTATCAAAACAATTCAGCCAGCAAACCTCTCTGTTAACCTAATTTGAAGCAGTAAATAATATATCAGACTTTTAACTTTTGACTTCTACCGATGGTCAAATACAGAATGGAACCCAGCAGGGGTAAAAAGATAATTAGAAGCACCCAAACAAGCTTATTGTTGCTGTTAGTAAATTCGCTTTTCACAACATCAATCAGTGCCCACAAGGCAAATATTCCAGGCATAAGCACAAAGAGGATGAGGATTAATTCCCAGCTACCAATCATACCCAATATTAACATTGATTTCATAATAAATATATTTTTTAGATAACGCCTGCTTAAGCCAAAACAATTGTATCATCCCGATCAAAGCCACAGGCAACACCCTAATATATGAAAATTATTATATTTTTTATGCATTAAGCGTCCTTAGCCAATAATTATGTGTTTGGCACAAGGGGCCATTCATGTGTCATAATTACTGAATTGATCTAATTAGCGATTCTGAAGAGTAATTGGAGGCACAAGTGGACACTTGCGCCAGTTGTGGGTAATGATTTCATAGCTTTTGTTGCCACACGTGTTTTTTATTTATTCAGCTTTTCTTCTATTTCTGAGATTGTTCTATTCAATTGCCTTTTGTCAAAATCGTCTTTAGCAAAACCACTTTGAGCAAGTGTTTTAAAGAATAAAAGGTCTCTCTCGTTCGGTAATTCAATTCCGTATTTGTAAAATTTCTGCATTGGAGACCAATCAATATCCACATCAAACCTATCATCAAGGTTAGAGACATACGAGCCACTTCTTGAACTAATTTTCTCGATTGGAATATTCAACTCTTCACTAAGTTTTTCTTTTACACTTTTGAGCTTAATCCAGATTTCGTCACCCCCACCGAGATTCATTTTTGTAGGATCAAGTCTTATCAAAATAATCTGGTCGTAATAAGGGCTGAAATTGTCACCATAATCTGAAGTATTGTTAATGAAAACAATAGTTTGTATTTCAGCAACTTCTTGCCCTTCAAGGACACTTAAGGACTTTTGATTTATTGAGTCTTCAATACTTTTCTTAATAGCAAATAATTCAGGGTGAACAGCAAAGTCATAGTTATATCCGAACCACTTAAAAAGAGAATTGTAAATAAGTGGTCTTGCTTCTTTACTTTCTAAATTTTGGAATGTTTCAATATACTCTCTGATCCAATCCTTGAGTTTGCCACTTTCGATTGTGTCATTGTTGTTAAGTAGATTCTCGAAATCGTTTAATAGGAAGTCTCTTGTTTCATGGTCGTCGAAGTGAGCCAATCCCATATGAGTAGAAATAGCGTACTCATAACCTGGATGGTCATTCCTATTATGATTTGAAATGAATTCCATTAATGCTGGTTTGCATTCCTTTAGGTCGTTGTCCGTAATAATTTGGCAGATTTCAAAAATAAGAGGCTTGGTTCTCTTTTTCAGGTGGTCATTAATATAAGGTATAAAGTCCCTGCTATCTAACTGAATAAGTACATTTATTACTAATTGGAAAATATAGTCTTCTTCTGTCTCTAGCAAAGGCAAAAGAGATTTAGCAGCAGGTTTATACTTTATTTCACCGAGTGTTCTAATTATTTCAATTTTACCACCATCAATTCTATTCATAACTGGATCCATCAGATTGGAAGGATAAATACCGCCTTCTCCTGCTACCCCCAAATGAGCAAGAAGAATTGGACCAATAAATTCAGGGGCTTCATCTGCAAGCTGTCTCACTACTTCTCCTTGAACAACGCTATTCTCATTGTCGAGCAGTAGTACCAATATGTCTCTCGACTTTTCATCATTAACTTCACCAAGCAGCTTGGCTAGTGCATAGCAAGGTTTTGGCTTCTGCTCGTTTGCTATTATTTGAAAGACTGGGTCGTACGACTTAAATGAACTTAGGTACAACATCATTAAGTATTGTGCAGAAATCTCAATGGCTGCATGGCTTTTTACCTTATTCAGTAATTCTTCATGAAATTTTGAATTTTTAGTTTGTGAAGTGGCTTTCAAAAATGTTTCGAACTCAGCAAGGGGATAATAATTTTGTTTGCTGTAATATGATGTTTGTAGCAAGTCGTATTGGACAGTTTTTCCTTCGACTCTCAGATCACCAGATGTTGGCGTCCAAACATAATAGGCATTTCCTGATTTTATTGCTTCATAATAATCAGTTAACTCGGGCTCTTCTTCAATCTGTTCCTTCCAATATTCAAGAGCTCCTTCAGTTGGTTCATAGAAATTAAGAAAAACAATGTACTTATCTCCTGGACTCATGTTGTCAATGGGTCCATATCTATTGCTAAACCCCGAAATCCAAATTTCCTTTGTGTTTAGCTTTCCCTTGTAGATGTTCAGAGGTCTAGCTTTGGCTCGAAAGTCTCCTTGTGATGTGTATTCAACTAATGCGATTACATCCGACCTATCAATCATTTCTTTCCAGTCAGGGTCAGTCCAACTGTCTGCTTTGACTTGAAATGTTGACAAAGTCAGTAGGAAAATCGTCAATATGATTGTTTGTAGTTTCATTTTTTGCATTGCTGGTAAAGGCCAGCTATGATGAGTGGGGATTAGATAGCACTAACCTCTCCTCTCGCACATAGCCACGCCTTGATTTAAATTTAATACTTGTGACGGATTTTCCAATTTGCACCAAACTATTTAATTGGTTGGTTAACAATCTTAAATATTTCATCTTGACTTCCATCATCACAAAATAAATATGATGCCTTCTTACCGATTTTGCTGTTCCTAGAAAGCACCTTTGGCTATGTGTGCTTATTGTTTGTTGGGCAATGTTTAATTTAAGTGCTCAAGAGTTAAGATACAGGGTGCTTATATAGATAGATAAAAGTCATTACCAATAATATCCACAGTAATAATGTGCGAATTTTACTTTCTGTCTTTTCCTTTTAATTTCTTCATCACCATTCGTATTAGTAGAAAAAAAGAATGGTGCTAGGATCAAAATGTTGGTAAAAAAATTTTCTATCCTTAGATAAAAAGTTAGAAAGCTTAATTCTTTTATACTCTTCTCAACTGATTTTAGATAGTTAAAATGAAATCCGATTTTGAAAGCCCAAGCTATTGCTATACCTAGAATTAGTAGATTCGATATTTCTTGTTCATTCATCTGCCTTTTGAAGTCCTAATAGTGCCTACCGCTCAGATATGGCGCTGTGGCCTCCGGGTTTTTTTAATTGTGATAAAAGTAGCTTATCTGCCGGTGTGATCAAAGTTTCTGATTCTCACTGCGCTATGAAGATAAAAATCTCCCACGAGCAAAGGCAGATAGAAAGCACTAGAGTTTCTTGGCGGTAGATAAGTGGGATGTTTAGCAGTCTCTTAGCAAAATGTTAATTAAGGCTATGCGCCATCATCCTTTGTTAGCACATGTGTTTACTCACCCCACATATGATAGAGAGTCATCTCATTTTGTTCAGAGTTCAGAATTATAAAACCATTTCTTCTTATTTCTTCCTGTGTTCCTGGGTCTATACTTATGAAATTTGTAGTAAACGTCAATACTTTAATGTCACCTGAAATCCATCTTGGATAATCAGCAAATCCGGAATAACTAAAATCAAAATGTGAAATAAAGCCCTTGTAATATAATGGGAAAATTGGCTTATTATCGTATACCCACTTATTGGTTAAGGATGAATTATATAGAGAATTGTTCTGTAACTTCCATCCATTATCCTCCGCAAACTTAATTACACTGGGTATGTTGAATTTTCCAATGTCTTTTTTCCAGTGTATTATTCTTTTCCCACCCCATGGTCCTTGGTCGCTATAATTTTCAGTTCGATCGTCTTCTTGGTAGTTAAGCCAAAAACCTTCAGGTGAAGGGAATAGTGAACAACCGGAAAGAGTTGATATAAGGATAACAAATAATGTGGTTTCTAAGAATCTCATTTGCCCATATGTGCTAACGCCCATGTATGATGCGTGTGCCTGACATGAGCTCTTTAGCGGAAAAGTAGTGAAATCTGTTGAAGCTCACAACGGTTCTAATGAAATGCTGCGTTCCACAAGATGAAAACTCCCGCGGACTGAACTGACCAAAAACCTAAAAAATATCCCGGCAACAGATGAGCGGAGAAGGCAATGAGTGAAGCTGGATAGTAGCACGTTGAACACGCATTTCATACATAATGTTATGGGCTTTTTTTATCGTTCAGTAGATTGCTGTTGTTCCCAGTTGAAAAATCAGGATAGCATGTTGGTTCGGCAGCAGTTCCAGTTTTGAAATTATTAAGTCGTCATGGCCGATATATGTAGTTCGGATGTTGAAAAATCCCAAGAGAAAGTTCCAATTGAAATTCACCTCGCTTGTTCGTGGTTGTCCCCGAGTTATCGTTTACAATGATGTTCGTAGCTGAAAGAAAAGTACTATCGTTTCGCGAGTAAACCAATCCGGAAATTTTACATTTGCCATTCAGTTGTTCGTCCGTTAAAATTGTTCTTGAAATCTCTCCCTTAATTCGATTCCCAGATTTAGTTTTTCGTACCGCTCCGCAGTTCGCAAGAGTTAGAAGTGAAAAAGTAAGGATTATAAGATTCAGTTTCTTCATCGCGACAATATTGCCCATAACGGTTAAGCTAAAAATTGTGCCCATCCTTTCCAAGGTGGGTATGATTTTTTAGCTGGTGTTATCCTTTTAATATCCCATTTAAGTTCATCAACAGCATACATCTCTAATTCCTTATCACCTTGAATACGTTTTTCTAAATCGGTCATATTATCAGGTATTTTTAACTTCTTACTTA
This genomic interval carries:
- a CDS encoding PLDc N-terminal domain-containing protein, which encodes MKSMLILGMIGSWELILILFVLMPGIFALWALIDVVKSEFTNSNNKLVWVLLIIFLPLLGSILYLTIGRSQKLKV
- a CDS encoding HEAT repeat domain-containing protein, whose translation is MKLQTIILTIFLLTLSTFQVKADSWTDPDWKEMIDRSDVIALVEYTSQGDFRAKARPLNIYKGKLNTKEIWISGFSNRYGPIDNMSPGDKYIVFLNFYEPTEGALEYWKEQIEEEPELTDYYEAIKSGNAYYVWTPTSGDLRVEGKTVQYDLLQTSYYSKQNYYPLAEFETFLKATSQTKNSKFHEELLNKVKSHAAIEISAQYLMMLYLSSFKSYDPVFQIIANEQKPKPCYALAKLLGEVNDEKSRDILVLLLDNENSVVQGEVVRQLADEAPEFIGPILLAHLGVAGEGGIYPSNLMDPVMNRIDGGKIEIIRTLGEIKYKPAAKSLLPLLETEEDYIFQLVINVLIQLDSRDFIPYINDHLKKRTKPLIFEICQIITDNDLKECKPALMEFISNHNRNDHPGYEYAISTHMGLAHFDDHETRDFLLNDFENLLNNNDTIESGKLKDWIREYIETFQNLESKEARPLIYNSLFKWFGYNYDFAVHPELFAIKKSIEDSINQKSLSVLEGQEVAEIQTIVFINNTSDYGDNFSPYYDQIILIRLDPTKMNLGGGDEIWIKLKSVKEKLSEELNIPIEKISSRSGSYVSNLDDRFDVDIDWSPMQKFYKYGIELPNERDLLFFKTLAQSGFAKDDFDKRQLNRTISEIEEKLNK